The following are from one region of the Phycisphaerae bacterium genome:
- a CDS encoding DNA topoisomerase VI subunit B, which translates to MSAAAEAKSDGQMGLAFPATEARETGESGQEDAGMAKAGERTSRESGKRASKPRTAVTAEGMARQQRDISVSEFFAKNRHLLGFDNKRKALLTTVKEAVDNSLDACEEAGILPDLEITIQQTDADRFRVLVRDNGPGIVKQQIPNVFGKLLYGSKFHRLKMSRGQQGIGISAAGMYGLITTGKPIRIISRTSSRSPAHMYLIAIDTKKNKPDIIRDETIEVEWAHGTEVCIELVGSYNKGRASVDEYLELTAIANPHARIAYRPPAGEAVEFPRGTENLPAETREIKPHPYGIELGTLMKMLKDTPAKKVGAFLADEFSRVSPSVARKVCADAGITTSTWVNSLEPPAIEKIYNALQNSKLKAPSTDCLAPMGAEAILAGLLRGVKAEFYTASTRPPSVYRGNPFQIEVGLAYGGELGLDRHDIEDEAAGGKNGGKNGDAEASARVIRFANRVPLLYQQGSCCMFKATTETRWNNYGISQSSGSLPRAPMVILIHVASVWVPFVSESKEAVADYDEIRKEIKLGISECSRRLATLLKRKRKKADYTRRRDVFTRYIDEVVEATRAIAVINKEDFRKSLLELSRQFTAHADLEFDEHGKVIKTAHEGNDLGLQDTIVVEREGSPEVSEELFDAGEGNGRVRNSGKSAKKKRGRGKVKSRS; encoded by the coding sequence ATGAGCGCAGCGGCGGAGGCAAAGAGCGACGGGCAGATGGGCCTGGCGTTTCCGGCGACGGAGGCCAGGGAAACGGGGGAGTCAGGGCAAGAGGATGCAGGTATGGCCAAGGCGGGTGAGAGGACTTCGAGAGAATCGGGGAAGCGGGCGTCCAAGCCGCGCACGGCGGTCACGGCCGAGGGCATGGCCAGGCAGCAGCGGGACATCTCCGTCTCCGAGTTCTTCGCCAAGAACCGCCACCTGCTCGGCTTCGACAACAAGCGCAAGGCCCTTCTGACCACGGTCAAGGAGGCGGTGGACAACAGCCTCGACGCGTGCGAGGAGGCCGGAATCCTCCCCGACCTGGAAATCACGATCCAGCAGACCGATGCCGACCGCTTCCGCGTGCTCGTGCGCGACAACGGCCCGGGCATCGTCAAGCAGCAGATTCCCAACGTCTTCGGCAAGTTGCTCTACGGCTCGAAGTTTCACCGGCTGAAGATGTCCCGCGGGCAACAGGGCATCGGAATCAGCGCCGCGGGGATGTACGGGCTGATCACCACGGGCAAGCCGATCCGGATCATCAGCCGCACATCGTCGCGATCGCCGGCACACATGTACCTCATTGCCATTGACACCAAGAAGAACAAGCCGGACATCATCCGCGACGAGACCATCGAGGTGGAATGGGCCCACGGCACGGAAGTCTGCATCGAGCTGGTCGGTTCGTACAACAAAGGCCGGGCAAGCGTCGATGAGTACCTGGAACTGACGGCGATCGCCAATCCCCACGCGCGGATCGCCTATCGCCCTCCGGCGGGTGAGGCGGTGGAGTTCCCGCGCGGGACGGAGAACCTCCCGGCCGAGACCAGGGAGATCAAGCCCCATCCCTACGGCATCGAGCTCGGCACGCTCATGAAGATGCTGAAAGACACGCCGGCCAAGAAGGTCGGCGCGTTCCTGGCGGACGAGTTCTCGCGCGTGAGTCCGTCGGTCGCCAGGAAGGTCTGCGCCGACGCGGGCATCACCACATCCACATGGGTCAACTCCCTCGAGCCGCCGGCTATCGAGAAGATCTACAATGCCCTTCAGAATTCGAAGCTGAAGGCACCCTCCACGGACTGCCTGGCGCCGATGGGCGCCGAGGCCATCCTCGCGGGACTGCTGCGCGGGGTGAAGGCGGAGTTCTACACGGCCAGCACGCGCCCCCCGTCCGTGTATCGCGGCAATCCGTTTCAGATCGAGGTCGGCCTGGCATACGGCGGGGAGTTGGGGCTGGACCGCCACGACATCGAGGACGAGGCTGCGGGCGGGAAAAACGGCGGCAAGAACGGCGACGCCGAAGCAAGCGCCCGCGTGATTCGCTTCGCCAACCGCGTTCCCCTGCTCTACCAGCAGGGCTCGTGCTGCATGTTCAAGGCCACGACCGAAACGCGCTGGAACAACTACGGCATCTCGCAGTCGAGCGGATCGCTGCCGCGTGCGCCGATGGTCATTCTCATCCACGTGGCCAGCGTGTGGGTGCCCTTCGTGTCGGAAAGCAAGGAGGCCGTGGCGGATTACGACGAAATCCGCAAGGAGATCAAGCTGGGCATCTCGGAGTGCAGCCGGCGCCTGGCGACGCTGCTGAAACGCAAGCGGAAAAAGGCCGACTACACCCGGCGGCGCGACGTGTTCACGCGTTATATCGATGAAGTTGTCGAGGCCACGCGGGCGATCGCGGTGATCAACAAGGAGGATTTCCGCAAGTCGCTGCTGGAGTTGTCGCGGCAGTTCACCGCCCACGCCGACCTGGAGTTCGACGAGCACGGCAAGGTCATCAAGACGGCGCACGAGGGGAACGATCTGGGCTTGCAGGACACGATCGTCGTGGAGCGCGAGGGCTCGCCCGAGGTTTCGGAGGAGCTCTTCGACGCCGGCGAGGGCAACGGCCGGGTCAGGAATTCCGGCAAATCCGCGAAGAAGAAGCGAGGGCGCGGAAAAGTAAAGAGCCGGTCATAG
- the dnaA gene encoding chromosomal replication initiator protein DnaA: MATTTRQTLEHVLRLVRENHPGLARGWFSDLDDGNLVGGTISIQARNLFQLDYLQRNCRRAFSEAAQTVTGRLVSVRFWAEEPQEDNHAEPAFAFEELPLNPDYSFENFIVGPGNRLAHAAATAVSEQPGRSYNPLFVHGSAGLGKTHLLQAICHRISKDQHPLKLAYLSCEAFINHFIEAVEVGALHHFRHRFRHVDALVIDDIQFLGTRERSQEEFFHTFNTLHQTQRQIILSADCPPSEIPSLEERLVSRFNSGLVALIDRPCLETRLAILRRKSKLRCVPVPDEVLEYIALRFENNIRELEGALLRLDALSQLDGGKVTIELARSALGPEPMMIVQTQRIMEVVARRFKLKVSALQGKNRAKSVTLPRHLCMYLARQFTHDSLEQIGGYFGGRDHTTVLHATRQMGRRLAEDVDLARLVRELGEEIRRGGN, encoded by the coding sequence ATGGCCACGACCACCCGCCAAACGCTGGAGCACGTCCTGCGCCTGGTTCGCGAGAACCACCCGGGCCTCGCCAGAGGCTGGTTCAGCGATCTTGACGATGGAAATCTCGTCGGTGGGACGATCTCGATCCAGGCCCGCAATCTCTTCCAACTCGACTACCTTCAGCGTAACTGCCGCCGGGCGTTCTCCGAAGCCGCCCAGACCGTTACCGGGCGACTCGTTTCCGTGCGCTTCTGGGCGGAGGAGCCGCAGGAGGACAACCACGCGGAGCCGGCGTTCGCGTTTGAAGAGTTGCCCCTCAACCCTGACTACAGCTTCGAGAATTTCATCGTTGGCCCTGGGAATCGGCTGGCGCACGCTGCCGCGACGGCGGTCAGCGAGCAACCCGGGCGCTCTTATAACCCACTATTTGTACACGGATCCGCTGGTTTAGGTAAAACCCACCTGCTTCAGGCGATCTGTCACCGTATTTCCAAGGATCAACACCCGCTCAAACTTGCCTATCTTTCCTGCGAGGCCTTCATCAATCACTTTATCGAGGCCGTCGAGGTCGGCGCGCTGCACCATTTCCGCCACCGGTTCCGACACGTCGACGCGCTGGTGATCGATGACATCCAGTTCCTTGGCACCCGTGAGCGAAGCCAGGAGGAGTTTTTTCACACGTTCAATACGCTGCATCAGACGCAGCGGCAGATCATATTGTCGGCCGACTGTCCGCCCTCCGAAATCCCGAGTCTCGAAGAGCGTCTCGTGAGCCGTTTCAATTCGGGGCTGGTGGCCCTGATCGACCGGCCGTGCCTCGAGACGCGGCTGGCGATTCTGCGGCGCAAATCGAAGTTACGATGTGTCCCCGTTCCGGACGAGGTTCTGGAGTACATCGCCCTGCGTTTCGAGAACAACATCCGCGAACTGGAGGGCGCCCTGCTGCGTCTCGACGCACTGAGCCAACTGGACGGCGGGAAGGTCACCATCGAGTTGGCCCGCTCGGCGCTCGGCCCTGAACCCATGATGATCGTGCAGACGCAACGCATCATGGAAGTCGTCGCCCGGCGCTTCAAATTGAAGGTTTCGGCCCTACAAGGCAAAAACCGCGCGAAATCGGTCACGCTGCCGCGACACCTCTGCATGTACCTTGCCCGGCAGTTCACACACGACAGCCTGGAGCAGATCGGCGGTTACTTCGGGGGGCGGGACCACACGACCGTTCTGCACGCCACGCGGCAGATGGGGCGGCGCCTGGCCGAAGACGTCGACCTGGCACGTCTCGTGAGGGAACTCGGGGAGGAAATCCGCAGGGGCGGAAACTGA